From a single Populus nigra chromosome 18, ddPopNigr1.1, whole genome shotgun sequence genomic region:
- the LOC133678940 gene encoding probable glutathione S-transferase, with translation MGEVKVIGSSKSLFCARVEWALKLKGVEYEYLQEDLLNKSPLLLKHNPVHRKVPVLVHDDKPIAESLVILEYIDETWKDYPLLPEDPYERAMARFWAKFADDKCVMGAFAAFWKEGEEKEKAIESALESFTFLEKQIQGKKFFSGDDNIGYLDLVMGWIPLWLNAMEEAGGMKLMDAQKFPSLHEWTQNFLEIPLIKECFPPRDALVNYFNFSLSYNRSMAAAKQ, from the exons ATGGGAGAAGTGAAAGTGATTGGATCTTCTAAGAGCCTATTCTGCGCAAGGGTTGAATGGGCTTTGAAGCTTAAAGGAGTGGAATATGAGTACTTACAAGAAGATTTATTGAACAAGAGTCCCCTGCTTCTTAAGCACAACCCTGTTCACAGGAAGGTCCCTGTGCTTGTCCATGATGACAAACCAATTGCTGAGTCACTTGTCATCCTTGAATACATAGATGAGACATGGAAAGATTATCCTTTGCTTCCTGAAGATCCATATGAGAGAGCCATGGCTCGTTTCTGGGCTAAATTTGCTGATGACAAG TGTGTGATGGGTGCATTTGCGGCTTTCTGgaaagagggagaagaaaaggagaaggccATAGAGTCTGCACTAGAATCATTTACATTTCTTGAGAAGCAGATTCAAGGGAAGAAATTTTTCAGTGGGGATGATAACATTGGCTATTTGGATCTAGTAATGGGTTGGATTCCTCTCTGGCTGAATGCTATGGAAGAAGCTGGAGGGATGAAACTGATGGATGCTCAAAAGTTCCCATCTCTTCATGAATGGACTCAAAACTTCCTTGAAATCCCTCTCATCAAAGAATGCTTTCCACCTAGAGATGCGCTCGTCAACTACTTCAACTTCAGTTTGAGCTATAATCGTTCCATGGCAGCAGCCAAGCAGTAA